A genomic window from Salvia hispanica cultivar TCC Black 2014 chromosome 5, UniMelb_Shisp_WGS_1.0, whole genome shotgun sequence includes:
- the LOC125186442 gene encoding lysine-specific demethylase JMJ706-like isoform X2 yields the protein MKIEREDDSYCLTNIMHRSGGEALRPAPCGVRMHRNSFMSSNISSNLNERAEFYKRKVAKFDTPDFEWTQKILECPVYTPSVEEFQDPLVYLQKIAPEASKYGICKIVSPVSASVPAGVVLMKEKAGFKFTTRVQPLCLAEWDSVDKVTFFMSGRNYTFRDFEKMANKIFARRYYSAGCLPPSFMEKEFWHEIACGKTESVEYACDVDGSAFSSSPSDPLGKSRWNLKKLSRLPKSILRLLETSVPGVTEPMLYIGMLFSLFAWHVEDHYLYSINYHHCGAAKTWYGIPGPAALDFEKVVREHVYTQEILSSKAVQKPGEYVITFPRAYHAGFSHGFNCGEAVNFAVGDWFPLGTIASRRYALLNRTPLLPQEELLCKEAMLLRASVELSDPEYSYQDLICQENIKVSFVNLIRFQHRARWCVMQLNECIDVSSFSHGTILCSLCKRDCYVAYLNCRCYLHPLCLRHDIRSIDLNCGGILTLSVREDILDMEAVARQFEQEESMSLEVEKCCRKSEDFVLLSSIFSGAESDSYIPYCEISHETSQVTNHPLCDGNGSTGTQTSYCYYDSAFGSSSLMSTENPHCNTNEHKVPNMKNQMSQLLSRHIVGNTSEVSKASCSEYIGSQSTIDHCLATRSTITEESDDSDSEIFRVKRRSCKVDLKIVCDAGHVNTEEQGFKRLKKLQPEVHCKQITSYEWCSTADSNCNSAESKEDLAGLSRDKPLKARAIPISIKFKRTGNEVVSKHGEFDRDERHENEVGKVRREPRQIEIGPRRFKVRGPSVFGHKEQLN from the exons ATGAAAATAGAAAGGGAAGATGATTCCTACTGTTTGACTAACATCATGCATAGAAGTGGTGGGGAAGCTTTAAGACCCGCACCATGTGGTGTGAGGATGCATAGAAACTCCTTTATGTCCTCAAATATTAGCAGCAATTTAAATGAAAGAGCTGAATTTTATAAGCGCAAAGTTGCAAAGTTTGATACACCTGACTTTGAATGGACTCAGAAAATACTGGAATGTCCGGTGTACACTCCAAGTGTGGAGGAATTCCAGGATCCTTTAGTTTATTTGCAAAAGATAGCTCCAGAAGCCTCAAAATATG GTATctgcaagattgtatctccTGTGAGTGCTTCTGTTCCTGCTGGTGTAGTTCTTATGAAAGAGAAAGCTGGTTTCAAATTTACTACTAGGGTGCAGCCTCTTTGCTTGGCTGAATGGGACAGCGTTGACAAGGTCACTTTTTTCATGAGTGGAAG AAACTATACATTTCGTGACTTCGAGAAAATGGCGAACAAGATTTTTGCTCGTAGATATTATAGTGCTGGATGCCTTCCTCCCTCATTCATGGAAAAAGAATTTTGGCATGAAATAGCTTGTGGAAAGACCGAAAGTGTTGAATATGCATGTGATGTAGATGGTAGTGCATTTTCATCTTCTCCCAGTGATCCGCTTGGAAAAAGCAGATGGAACTTGAAG AAACTCTCGCGGTTGCCAAAATCCATACTGCGTCTTCTAGAAACTTCTGTTCCG GGAGTCACTGAACCGATGCTTTACATTGGAATGCTTTTTAGCTTGTTTGCATGGCACGTGGAAGATCATTACTTATACAG CATCAATTATCATCACTGTGGGGCAGCAAAAACTTGGTATGGCATTCCTGGTCCTGCAGCTCTTGATTTTGAAAAGGTTGTCAGGGAGCATGTTTATACTCAAGAAATATTGTCATCTAAGG CTGTGCAGAAGCCTGGTGAATATGTTATAACTTTCCCCAGGGCTTATCATGCCGGATTCAGTCATG GTTTCAATTGTGGTGAAGCTGTCAACTTTGCTGTTGGTGATTGGTTTCCGTTGGGAACAATAGCTAGCCGGCGCTATGCTTTGCTTAACAGAACTCCTCTCcttcctcaagaggagctcctATGCAAAGAAGCAATGCTGCTTCGTGCTAGTGTGGAGCTTTCAGACCCAGAATATTCATATCAAGATTTGATATGTCAGGAAAACATTAAGGTTTCTTTTGTAAATTTGATCCGATTTCAGCATCGTGCTCGCTGGTGTGTGATGCAATTGAATGAATGCATTGATGTCTCTTCTTTTTCCCATGGAACAATTCTTTGCAGTCTATGCAAACGTGATTGCTATGTAGCATATCTCAATTGCCGGTGTTACTTGCATCCTTTGTGCCTTCGCCATG ATATCAGATCGATTGATTTGAATTGTGGAGGTATTCTAACACTGTCTGTGAGGGAAGATATCTTGGATATGGAAGCTGTGGCGAGGCAGTTTGAACAGGAGGAGAGTATGTCACTTGAGGTTGAAAAATGTTGTCGAAAGAGTGAGGACTTTGTTTTGCTATCTAGCATATTCTCAGGAGCTGAAAGTGATAGTTATATACCTTACTGCGAAATTTCTCATGAAACCTCCCAAGTTACAAATCATCCCCTTTGTGATGGCAATGGATCAACTGGGACTCAAACTTCATATTGTTATTACGATTCTGCTTTTGGTTCATCGTCACTAATGTCAACTGAAAATCCTCACTGTAACACCAAT GAACACAAAGTGCCCAACATGAAGAATCAAATGTCTCAGCTGTTGTCCAGACACATTGTTGGAAATACCTCGGAAGTCTCAAAAGCCTCATGTAGTGAATATATTGGTTCCCAAAGCACAATTGATCACTGTCTGGCTACCAGAAGTACCATTACTGAAGAAAGTGATGATTCAGATTCAGAAATTTTCCGTGTCAAACGGAGATCTTGTAAAGTGGACCTGAAGATTGTATGTGACGCTGGCCATGTTAATACTGAAGAACAG GGATTCAAGCGTCTCAAGAAGCTCCAACCAGAAGTACATTGCAAGCAGATAACATCATATGAGTGGTGTTCTACTGCTGATAGTAATTGTAATTCTGCCGAATCAAAAGAAGACTTAGCTGGTCTGTCAAGGGACAAACCGCTGAAGGCGAGAGCCATTCCTATCTCAATCAAGTTTAAGAGAACGGGAAACGAAGTTGTAAGTAAGCATGGAGAATTTGACAGAGATGAAAGGCATGAGAATGAGGTGGGGAAAGTGAGGAGGGAACCTCGGCAGATTGAGATAGGGCCTAGGCGCTTTAAAGTCAGAGGACCATCAGTTTTCGGGCACAAGGAGCAGTTGaactaa
- the LOC125186805 gene encoding 4,5-DOPA dioxygenase extradiol, with amino-acid sequence MAASLSETFFISHGSPMLSVDDAIPARHFLKSFGRTSLTDKPASILMVSAHWETPQPAVNAISGPSDTIHDFYNFPKPLYQLKYPAPGAPELADKVKKLLEAGGFEHVVEDKERGLDHGAWVPLMLMYPDAHIPVCQLSVQTHMDATHHFNLGRALAPLKKEGVLIVGSGSATHNLRTLIDPSDSVASWAAEFNNWLRDSLLAGRYEDVNQYLEKAPFAKQAHPRPEHLYPLHVAMGAAGVNAKAELIHDSWTSYTLSYASYKFSEST; translated from the exons ATGGCGGCGTCGTTAAGCGAAACATTTTTCATCTCCCACGGATCGCCGATGCTGTCTGTGGACGACGCTATTCCCGCGCGCCACTTCCTCAAATCATTTGGTCGCACATCGTTGACCGACAAGCCCGCTTCCATTCTCATGGTTTCAGCCCACTGGGAAACCCCCCAACCCGCCGTCAACGCCATCTCCGGCCCTTCCGATACCATCCACGACTTCTACAACTTCCCCAAGCCCTTGTACCAG CTGAAGTATCCAGCGCCGGGAGCACCGGAGCTGGCGGATAAGGTGAAGAAATTGCTGGAGGCGGGTGGATTCGAGCATGTGGTCGAGGATAAGGAGCGCGGGCTGGACCATGGGGCATGGGTTCCACTTATGCTCATGTATCCAGATGCTCATATTCCTGTGTGTCAGCTTTCTGTCCAAACACATATGGATGCAACTCATCATTTTAACTTGGGGAGGGCTTTGGCCCCCCTAAAGAAAGAGGGAGTCCTCATAGTTGGTTCTGGTTCCGCCACACATAATTTGAGGACTTTGATTGACCCCAGTGATTCTGTTGCTTCATGGGCTGCTGAGTTTAACAATTGGCTTAGAGACTCCCTCCTCGCCGGAAG ATATGAAGATGTGAACCAGTATCTGGAGAAGGCTCCATTTGCAAAACAAGCACATCCACGGCCCGAGCATTTGTATCCTTTACATGTAGCTATGGGTGCGGCTGGTGTGAACGCAAAAGCTGAGCTCATCCATGATAGCTGGACCAGTTACACTCTCTCCTATGCCTCCTACAAGTTCTCTGAGTCAACCTAA
- the LOC125186442 gene encoding lysine-specific demethylase JMJ706-like isoform X1 encodes MKIEREDDSYCLTNIMHRSGGEALRPAPCGVRMHRNSFMSSNISSNLNERAEFYKRKVAKFDTPDFEWTQKILECPVYTPSVEEFQDPLVYLQKIAPEASKYGICKIVSPVSASVPAGVVLMKEKAGFKFTTRVQPLCLAEWDSVDKVTFFMSGRNYTFRDFEKMANKIFARRYYSAGCLPPSFMEKEFWHEIACGKTESVEYACDVDGSAFSSSPSDPLGKSRWNLKKLSRLPKSILRLLETSVPGVTEPMLYIGMLFSLFAWHVEDHYLYSINYHHCGAAKTWYGIPGPAALDFEKVVREHVYTQEILSSKGEDGAFDVLLGKTTLFPPKVLLEHDIPVYKAVQKPGEYVITFPRAYHAGFSHGFNCGEAVNFAVGDWFPLGTIASRRYALLNRTPLLPQEELLCKEAMLLRASVELSDPEYSYQDLICQENIKVSFVNLIRFQHRARWCVMQLNECIDVSSFSHGTILCSLCKRDCYVAYLNCRCYLHPLCLRHDIRSIDLNCGGILTLSVREDILDMEAVARQFEQEESMSLEVEKCCRKSEDFVLLSSIFSGAESDSYIPYCEISHETSQVTNHPLCDGNGSTGTQTSYCYYDSAFGSSSLMSTENPHCNTNEHKVPNMKNQMSQLLSRHIVGNTSEVSKASCSEYIGSQSTIDHCLATRSTITEESDDSDSEIFRVKRRSCKVDLKIVCDAGHVNTEEQGFKRLKKLQPEVHCKQITSYEWCSTADSNCNSAESKEDLAGLSRDKPLKARAIPISIKFKRTGNEVVSKHGEFDRDERHENEVGKVRREPRQIEIGPRRFKVRGPSVFGHKEQLN; translated from the exons ATGAAAATAGAAAGGGAAGATGATTCCTACTGTTTGACTAACATCATGCATAGAAGTGGTGGGGAAGCTTTAAGACCCGCACCATGTGGTGTGAGGATGCATAGAAACTCCTTTATGTCCTCAAATATTAGCAGCAATTTAAATGAAAGAGCTGAATTTTATAAGCGCAAAGTTGCAAAGTTTGATACACCTGACTTTGAATGGACTCAGAAAATACTGGAATGTCCGGTGTACACTCCAAGTGTGGAGGAATTCCAGGATCCTTTAGTTTATTTGCAAAAGATAGCTCCAGAAGCCTCAAAATATG GTATctgcaagattgtatctccTGTGAGTGCTTCTGTTCCTGCTGGTGTAGTTCTTATGAAAGAGAAAGCTGGTTTCAAATTTACTACTAGGGTGCAGCCTCTTTGCTTGGCTGAATGGGACAGCGTTGACAAGGTCACTTTTTTCATGAGTGGAAG AAACTATACATTTCGTGACTTCGAGAAAATGGCGAACAAGATTTTTGCTCGTAGATATTATAGTGCTGGATGCCTTCCTCCCTCATTCATGGAAAAAGAATTTTGGCATGAAATAGCTTGTGGAAAGACCGAAAGTGTTGAATATGCATGTGATGTAGATGGTAGTGCATTTTCATCTTCTCCCAGTGATCCGCTTGGAAAAAGCAGATGGAACTTGAAG AAACTCTCGCGGTTGCCAAAATCCATACTGCGTCTTCTAGAAACTTCTGTTCCG GGAGTCACTGAACCGATGCTTTACATTGGAATGCTTTTTAGCTTGTTTGCATGGCACGTGGAAGATCATTACTTATACAG CATCAATTATCATCACTGTGGGGCAGCAAAAACTTGGTATGGCATTCCTGGTCCTGCAGCTCTTGATTTTGAAAAGGTTGTCAGGGAGCATGTTTATACTCAAGAAATATTGTCATCTAAGGGTGAGGATGGAGCTTTTGATGTCCTTTTAGGCAAGACGACATTGTTTCCACCCAAAGTTTTGCTAGAACATGATATTCCTGTTTATAAAGCTGTGCAGAAGCCTGGTGAATATGTTATAACTTTCCCCAGGGCTTATCATGCCGGATTCAGTCATG GTTTCAATTGTGGTGAAGCTGTCAACTTTGCTGTTGGTGATTGGTTTCCGTTGGGAACAATAGCTAGCCGGCGCTATGCTTTGCTTAACAGAACTCCTCTCcttcctcaagaggagctcctATGCAAAGAAGCAATGCTGCTTCGTGCTAGTGTGGAGCTTTCAGACCCAGAATATTCATATCAAGATTTGATATGTCAGGAAAACATTAAGGTTTCTTTTGTAAATTTGATCCGATTTCAGCATCGTGCTCGCTGGTGTGTGATGCAATTGAATGAATGCATTGATGTCTCTTCTTTTTCCCATGGAACAATTCTTTGCAGTCTATGCAAACGTGATTGCTATGTAGCATATCTCAATTGCCGGTGTTACTTGCATCCTTTGTGCCTTCGCCATG ATATCAGATCGATTGATTTGAATTGTGGAGGTATTCTAACACTGTCTGTGAGGGAAGATATCTTGGATATGGAAGCTGTGGCGAGGCAGTTTGAACAGGAGGAGAGTATGTCACTTGAGGTTGAAAAATGTTGTCGAAAGAGTGAGGACTTTGTTTTGCTATCTAGCATATTCTCAGGAGCTGAAAGTGATAGTTATATACCTTACTGCGAAATTTCTCATGAAACCTCCCAAGTTACAAATCATCCCCTTTGTGATGGCAATGGATCAACTGGGACTCAAACTTCATATTGTTATTACGATTCTGCTTTTGGTTCATCGTCACTAATGTCAACTGAAAATCCTCACTGTAACACCAAT GAACACAAAGTGCCCAACATGAAGAATCAAATGTCTCAGCTGTTGTCCAGACACATTGTTGGAAATACCTCGGAAGTCTCAAAAGCCTCATGTAGTGAATATATTGGTTCCCAAAGCACAATTGATCACTGTCTGGCTACCAGAAGTACCATTACTGAAGAAAGTGATGATTCAGATTCAGAAATTTTCCGTGTCAAACGGAGATCTTGTAAAGTGGACCTGAAGATTGTATGTGACGCTGGCCATGTTAATACTGAAGAACAG GGATTCAAGCGTCTCAAGAAGCTCCAACCAGAAGTACATTGCAAGCAGATAACATCATATGAGTGGTGTTCTACTGCTGATAGTAATTGTAATTCTGCCGAATCAAAAGAAGACTTAGCTGGTCTGTCAAGGGACAAACCGCTGAAGGCGAGAGCCATTCCTATCTCAATCAAGTTTAAGAGAACGGGAAACGAAGTTGTAAGTAAGCATGGAGAATTTGACAGAGATGAAAGGCATGAGAATGAGGTGGGGAAAGTGAGGAGGGAACCTCGGCAGATTGAGATAGGGCCTAGGCGCTTTAAAGTCAGAGGACCATCAGTTTTCGGGCACAAGGAGCAGTTGaactaa
- the LOC125190292 gene encoding E3 ubiquitin-protein ligase RNF14 has translation MASRRQANRGGRNNSKQNWTVKPRPTSSSSAQSCQNQPDFNSLPNNQQNQGVNSESQLASNSVGVDAKQQASASAGNQRAVEGNSSSHSDEIDEDLIVKRLEELRFSAQEPELTEELLSINKQLQEDELLAVESIYGDKIVVLENQSGMKCFQALIHVEVPKDLRVTAKFNSSASHQNGDGNSSDFSYSFQVEYLPPIVLTCLLPKSYPSDCPPYFTISVQWLGSAKISDLCSKLDSIWLEQAGQEVIYQWLEWLHGCTLSYLGFDSDIILGPYGVKNNGDRRAISGSVSPDVDIPTIKSYNDEECHENFCKNFQECSICLSEFPGTEFIRLPCQHYFCEKCIKTFSDMHITEGTVLKLQCPEAKCGGMIPPGLLKRLLGKEEFEHWESLMLEKTLESMTDVVYCPRCETPCLEDKDDHAQCSKCYYSFCTLCREKRHVGVECMSAEMKLAILQGRQNSTSMKGEQRRREADMINQLLSMKEINRFAKQCPSCKMAISRTEGCNKMVCDNCGQYFCYRCNQAISGYEHFRSGTCELFPTEEIQRWEAEMNGRQIVGQIQAQLFANHGHSCPNCGQQNVKVGNNNHVFCWACQNHYCYLCRKMVRRSSEHYGPKGCKQHTVG, from the exons ATGGCTTCTAGGAGACAAGCCAATCGAGGCGGGAGGAATAATTCTAAGCAGAACTGGACTGTTAAACCCCGTCCAACCTCTTCATCTTCTGCTCAATCCTGCCAAAATCAACCTGATTTTAATTCGCTCCCCAACAACCAACAAAATCAGGGTGTTAACTCAGAATCTCAACTTGCTTCAAATTCTGTCGGTGTGGATGCAAAACAACAGGCTTCTGCATCTGCTGGGAATCAAAGAGCCGTAGAGGGGAATTCGAGTTCCCACAGTGATGAGATTGATGAGGATCTCATTGTTAAACGATTAGAGGAGCTCAGGTTTAGCGCGCAAGAGCCTGAATTGACTGAGGAGCTTCTTAGCATCAATAAACAGCTGCAGGAGGATGAG CTACTAGCTGTGGAATCTATTTATGGAGATAAAATTGTTGTTCTAGAGAACCAGAGTGGCATGAAATGTTTCCAG GCTCTCATTCATGTTGAAGTGCCCAAAGACCTTCGTGTCACTGCAAAGTTTAACTCGTCTGCTTCTCATCAGAACGGAGATGGTAATTCTTCAGATTTTTCATACTCTTTCCAAGTCGAGTATCTGCCGCCAATTGTATTGACATGCTTATTACCTAAGTCGTACCCAAGCGACTGCCCTCCGTACTTTACTATATCTGTGCAGTGGTTGGGATCTGCTAAAATTTCTGATCTTTGCTCCAAGCTTGATTCAATATGGTTAGAGCAGGCTGGACAGGAGGTTATATACCAATGGTTGGAGTGGTTACATGGTTGTACCCTTTCTTATCTTGGTTTTGACAGTGATATCATTCTTGGACCCTACGGTGTAAAAAACAATGGCGATAGGAGGGCGATTTCTGGAAGTGTCTCCCCTGATGTTGATATACCTACAATAAAGAGTTACAATGATGAAGAGTGCCACGAAAATTTCTGCAAAAACTTTCAAGAATGTAGCATCTGTTTAAGCGAGTTTCCTG GTACAGAGTTCATTAGATTGCCCTGCCAGCACTACTTTTGTGAgaaatgcattaaaactttTTCTGACATGCACATAACCGAAGGAACAGTACTGAAACTTCAGTGCCCAGAAGCAAAATGTGGGGGTATGATCCCACCTGGATTACTGAAACGATTACTAGGAAAAGAAGAGTTTGAACACTGGGAGTCCTTGATGCTAGAGAAAACTCTGGAATCAATGACTGATGTTGTCTACTGCCCGAGGTGTGAAACACCTTGTCTAGAGGATAAAGATGACCATGCACAATGCTCAAAGTGCTACTACAGCTTCTGCACACTATGTAGGGAGAAGCGTCATGTTGGAGTTGAATGTATGTCAGCAGAGATGAAACTAGCTATTTTGCAg GGTCGCCAAAATTCAACTTCAATGAAAGGAGAACAAAGGCGCCGTGAGGCAGATATGATTAATCAGCTTCTTAGTATGAAGGAGATCAATCGTTTTGCGAAACAATGCCCTTCTTGTAAGATGGCTATATCTCGAACTGAAGGTTGCAATAAGATGGTTTGTGACAATTGTGGGCAATACTTCTGCTACCGGTGTAATCAGGCAATATCTGGATATGAACATTTCAG GTCTGGGACTTGTGAACTTTTCCCTACAGAAGAAATTCAGAGGTGGGAGGCTGAGATGAATGGTCGCCAAATCGTTGGTCAGATTCAAGCACAACTTTTTGCTAATCATGGTCACTCATGCCCTAATTGTGGTCAGCAAAATGTGAAG GTGGGGAACAACAATCACGTTTTCTGTTGGGCGTGCCAAAACCATTATTGCTACTTGTGTAGGAAGATGGTACGACGCAGTTCAGAGCACTATGGTCCCAAAGGCTGCAAGCAACACACGGTTGGATAA
- the LOC125187555 gene encoding dolichol-phosphate mannose synthase subunit 2: MELADRAVGLLLSVISLSIFTYYTFWIVILPFVDSDHFVHKYFLPQEYAIFIPVYAGVALICFLSIFIGYVMLKPKKKKA, from the exons ATGGAGCTAGCAGACAGGGCTGTTGGGTTGCTTTTATCAGTCATTAGTTTATCCATATTCACATATTATACTTTCTGGATTGTCATCCTG CCTTTTGTTGACAGTGACCATTTTGTGCACAAGTACTTCCTGCCTCAAGAATATGCGATTTTCATTCCTGTATATGCTGGTGTTGCTCTGATCTGCttcctttctatttttattggatATGTGATGCTGaaacccaaaaagaaaaaggcatAG
- the LOC125189535 gene encoding class V chitinase CHIT5-like, giving the protein MGVPKIFSLCIPLILISSATTASSGIKGAYWPSSSPLPPSAIPTSYFTHLFYAFLQLDPTTFQLLLTPPDHLLMPAFTSSVSPAKAILSIGGQAADSRIFSSMSRSPDNRAAFIQSSIRTARAYSFDGLDLDWEHPADPGQMADLASLYREWREAVHQDSLASARPPLLISSAVYFASSFFLPGDVPRTYPADAIGRYVDFVSPMCYDYAGAWQPNFTGAHALLYDGSSNVSTSYGIGTWKGSGVAAEKIVMGMPAYGRAWTLEDPGMHGIGAPAAGIWQQETLGVMNYSGIVEFNEESNATVVFDNDTVSAYSYAGTDWVGYDDAISVEYKVKFAKAQGLGGYFFWALGFDSHWELAKAASTAWDCN; this is encoded by the exons ATGGGTGTCCCCAAAATCTTTTCCCTTTGCATACCTCTCATACTAATCTCTTCCGCTACTACAGCCTCATCCGGCATAAAAGGTGCGTACTGGCCTTCATCTTCACCACTTCCACCATCAGCCATACCCACTTCCTACTTCACCCACTTATTCTACGCCTTCCTCCAACTCGACCCCACAACTTTCCAGCTCCTCCTCACCCCGCCCGACCACCTCCTCATGCCGGCCTTCACCTCCTCCGTCTCCCCCGCCAAGGCCATCCTCTCCATCGGCGGCCAAGCCGCGGACTCCCGAATCTTCTCCAGCATGTCCCGCAGCCCCGACAACCGGGCCGCATTCATCCAGTCCTCCATCCGCACAGCAAGAGCCTATAGTTTCGACGGCCTCGACCTCGACTGGGAGCACCCGGCCGACCCCGGGCAGATGGCCGACCTCGCGTCCCTCTACCGGGAGTGGCGCGAGGCCGTCCATCAGGACTCGCTAGCCTCGGCCAGGCCTCCCCTGCTAATTTCCAGCGCTGTCTACTTCGCGTCCAGCTTCTTTCTCCCGGGTGACGTCCCGCGGACGTATCCCGCGGACGCTATCGGACGGTACGTCGACTTTGTGAGCCCCATGTGCTACGACTACGCCGGCGCGTGGCAGCCGAACTTCACCGGGGCCCACGCGTTGCTCTACGACGGGAGCAGCAACGTGAGCACGAGCTACGGGATCGGCACGTGGAAGGGGAGCGGCGTTGCGGCGGAGAAGATAGTGATGGGGATGCCGGCTTATGGAAGGGCGTGGACGCTCGAGGATCCGGGGATGCACGGGATCGGAGCTCCGGCGGCTGGAATCTGGCAGCAGGAGACTCTTGGAGTGATGAATTATTCGGGTATAGTGGAGTTTAATGAGGAGAGTAATGCCACGGTGGTTTTCGACAACGACACCGTTTCGGCGTACTCGTATGCGGGGACGGATTGGGTGGGATACGACGATGCTATTTCTGTTGAATACAAGGTCAAATTCGCAAAGGCCCAGGGGCTTGGGGGCTACTTTTTCTGGGCGCTTGGCTTTGATAGCCACTGGGAACTTGCTAAAGCAG CTTCGACAGCATGGGATTGTAATTGA